One stretch of Nocardia mangyaensis DNA includes these proteins:
- a CDS encoding SRPBCC family protein, whose translation MPVTNVTHDLDTRTLTLTAEFAAPRERIWQVYADPRQLEKIWGPPTYPATVVEHSLTPGGRVTYYMTSPEGEKYPGYWEIVSVDEPNGFVFRDGFADENYNPVESMPVATNTYTFEERDGHTIATYVGIYDSAEGLQKVLDMGVVEGATGAINQIDDLVSV comes from the coding sequence ATGCCCGTCACCAACGTCACCCACGATCTCGACACCCGCACCCTCACGCTGACCGCCGAATTCGCGGCCCCGCGCGAGCGGATCTGGCAGGTCTACGCCGACCCGCGCCAGCTGGAGAAGATCTGGGGCCCGCCCACCTACCCCGCGACCGTGGTCGAGCACTCGCTCACCCCCGGTGGCCGGGTCACCTACTACATGACCAGCCCCGAAGGCGAGAAGTACCCCGGGTACTGGGAGATCGTCTCCGTCGACGAGCCGAACGGGTTCGTGTTCCGGGACGGCTTCGCCGACGAGAACTACAACCCGGTCGAGTCGATGCCCGTCGCCACCAACACCTACACCTTCGAAGAACGCGACGGCCACACGATCGCCACCTACGTGGGCATCTACGACAGCGCCGAGGGCCTGCAGAAGGTGCTCGACATGGGCGTGGTCGAAGGCGCGACCGGCGCGATCAACCAGATCGACGACCTGGTGTCTGTTTGA
- a CDS encoding ArsR/SmtB family transcription factor, whose amino-acid sequence MNDTDEDAADALFHALADRTRRDIVRRVLAGEHSVSALAENYDMSFAAVQKHVAVLERAGLLTKRRQGREQLASGDVAAVRAVAGMLAELEQIWRGRIGRIDDLIAINPHPEV is encoded by the coding sequence GTGAACGACACCGACGAGGACGCGGCAGACGCCCTGTTCCACGCCCTCGCCGACCGCACCCGGCGCGACATCGTGCGCCGGGTGCTGGCCGGGGAGCATTCGGTGTCGGCACTGGCGGAGAACTACGACATGAGCTTCGCCGCCGTCCAGAAGCACGTGGCCGTGCTGGAACGGGCCGGGCTACTGACCAAGCGACGCCAGGGCAGGGAACAACTGGCCAGTGGTGACGTCGCCGCGGTCCGCGCGGTCGCCGGCATGCTCGCGGAACTGGAACAGATCTGGCGCGGCCGGATCGGCCGCATCGACGACCTCATAGCGATCAACCCTCACCCGGAGGTATGA
- a CDS encoding cytochrome c oxidase subunit 3, with the protein MTTAVGTPGSAITQRVHSLNRPNMVSVGTIIWLSSELMFFAGLFAMYFVARAQANGAWPPEPTELNLALAVPVTTVLILSSFTCQMGVFAAERGDVFGLRRWYTITLIMGTFFVLGQAYEYYHLANHGTTIAGSSYGSVFYITTGFHGLHVIGGLIAFVFLLIRTKLSKFTPAQATAAIVVSYYWHFVDIVWIGLFATIYFVK; encoded by the coding sequence GTGACGACCGCAGTAGGCACCCCAGGATCGGCCATTACTCAGCGTGTGCATTCGCTGAACCGGCCCAACATGGTCAGCGTCGGAACCATCATCTGGCTGTCGAGCGAGCTGATGTTCTTCGCCGGACTCTTCGCCATGTACTTCGTTGCGCGCGCGCAGGCGAACGGGGCTTGGCCCCCGGAGCCGACCGAGCTGAACCTCGCTCTGGCGGTGCCGGTGACGACCGTGCTGATCTTGTCCTCGTTCACCTGCCAGATGGGTGTGTTCGCCGCCGAACGCGGTGATGTGTTCGGCCTGCGGCGCTGGTACACGATCACCTTGATCATGGGTACCTTCTTCGTGCTCGGTCAGGCCTACGAGTACTACCACCTGGCCAACCACGGGACCACGATCGCCGGTAGCTCCTACGGCTCGGTCTTCTACATCACCACCGGCTTCCACGGTCTGCACGTGATCGGCGGTCTGATCGCGTTCGTGTTCCTGCTCATCCGCACCAAGCTGAGCAAGTTCACCCCCGCGCAGGCCACCGCCGCGATCGTGGTGTCCTACTACTGGCACTTCGTCGACATCGTCTGGATCGGGCTGTTCGCCACGATCTACTTCGTCAAGTAG
- a CDS encoding class II 3-deoxy-7-phosphoheptulonate synthase, with product MTWTVDVPIDRLPELPPLPTELRTRLDAALARPALQQPSWDADEAATMRTVLESVPPICLPAEVEDLKTQLAQVARGEAFLMQGGDCAETFADNTEPHIRGNIRTLLQMAVVLTYGASMPVVKVARIAGQYAKPRSSDIDALGLKSYRGDMINSLVAEESVRRHDPSRLVRAYANASAAMNLVRALTSAGMADLHKVHDWNRDFVAQSPAGARYEALAEEIDRGLRFMTACRVNDPSLQSARIYASHEALVLDYERAMLRLSESETGEPLLYDLSAHFLWIGERTRQLDGAHIALAELLANPIGLKIGPTTTPEQAVEYVERLDPNNEPGRLTLVARMGNGKVRDVLPPIIEKVQATGHQVIWQCDPMHGNTHESSTGFKTRHFDRIVDEVQGFFEVHHSLGTHPGGMHIELTGENVTECLGGAQDISDLDLEDRYETACDPRLNTQQSLELSFLVAEMLR from the coding sequence GTGACCTGGACCGTCGACGTACCGATTGACCGCCTGCCGGAACTGCCGCCGCTGCCCACCGAGCTGCGTACCCGGCTCGACGCGGCCCTGGCCCGGCCCGCCCTGCAGCAGCCCTCCTGGGACGCCGACGAGGCCGCGACCATGCGCACCGTGCTCGAGAGCGTACCGCCGATCTGTCTGCCCGCCGAGGTCGAGGACCTCAAGACCCAGCTGGCGCAGGTGGCGCGTGGCGAGGCGTTCCTCATGCAAGGTGGTGACTGCGCGGAGACCTTCGCCGACAACACCGAACCGCACATTCGCGGCAACATCCGCACCCTGCTGCAGATGGCCGTGGTGCTCACCTATGGCGCGAGCATGCCGGTGGTGAAGGTGGCCAGGATCGCGGGCCAGTACGCCAAGCCGCGCTCGTCCGACATCGACGCCCTCGGCCTGAAGTCCTACCGCGGCGACATGATCAACTCCCTCGTCGCCGAGGAGTCGGTGCGCCGCCACGATCCCTCACGCCTGGTCCGTGCCTACGCCAATGCCAGCGCCGCGATGAACCTGGTTCGCGCGCTCACCAGCGCCGGCATGGCCGATCTGCACAAGGTGCACGACTGGAACCGCGATTTCGTGGCCCAGTCGCCCGCGGGCGCCCGCTACGAGGCACTCGCCGAGGAGATCGACCGCGGCCTGCGGTTCATGACGGCCTGCCGGGTCAACGACCCGAGCCTGCAGTCGGCCCGGATCTACGCCTCGCACGAGGCCCTGGTCCTCGACTACGAGCGCGCCATGCTGCGCCTGAGCGAGTCCGAGACCGGCGAGCCTCTGCTCTACGACCTCTCGGCGCACTTCCTGTGGATCGGCGAGCGCACCCGTCAGCTCGACGGCGCGCACATCGCGCTGGCCGAGCTGCTGGCCAACCCGATCGGTCTCAAGATCGGCCCGACCACCACGCCCGAACAGGCCGTGGAGTACGTCGAGCGGCTCGATCCGAACAACGAGCCGGGCCGGTTGACCCTGGTCGCCCGGATGGGCAACGGCAAGGTGCGCGACGTGCTGCCGCCGATCATCGAGAAGGTACAGGCCACCGGCCACCAGGTGATCTGGCAGTGCGACCCCATGCACGGCAACACCCACGAGTCATCCACCGGTTTCAAGACCCGCCACTTCGACCGCATCGTCGACGAGGTGCAGGGTTTCTTCGAGGTCCACCACTCCCTGGGCACCCACCCCGGCGGTATGCACATCGAGTTGACCGGCGAGAACGTCACCGAATGCCTCGGCGGCGCCCAGGACATCTCCGACCTGGACCTCGAGGACCGCTACGAGACGGCCTGCGACCCCCGCCTCAACACCCAGCAGTCCCTGGAACTGTCGTTCCTCGTCGCCGAGATGTTGCGCTGA
- a CDS encoding Lrp/AsnC family transcriptional regulator, whose product MITAIVLIQAENSRIPETAQALADTDGVAEVYSCAGDVDLIAIVRVRDHERIAEVVTGGIDKVAGVMRTTTHIAFKSYSSADVEAGFSLGE is encoded by the coding sequence ATGATTACCGCGATCGTGCTGATCCAGGCCGAGAACTCTCGTATCCCCGAGACCGCGCAGGCGCTCGCCGACACCGACGGTGTGGCCGAGGTGTACTCCTGCGCGGGCGATGTGGACCTGATCGCGATCGTGCGGGTCCGCGACCACGAGCGCATCGCCGAGGTGGTCACCGGGGGCATCGACAAGGTGGCGGGCGTCATGCGCACCACCACCCACATCGCGTTCAAATCCTATTCCAGCGCCGATGTGGAAGCCGGATTCTCGCTGGGGGAGTGA
- a CDS encoding polyadenylate-specific 3'-exoribonuclease AS, whose amino-acid sequence MRYFYDSEFIEDGVTIDLVSIGVVCEDGREYYAVSTEFDAGRAGPWVRKHVLPKLPPAGSSLYRTREQIRDDLFKFFLPRPSVQPELWAWVSAYDHVALCQLWGDMTALPKGMPRYTNELRQHWVAHGSPDLPPIPGDAHDALADARHNLAKFEAIESYRRTPRL is encoded by the coding sequence CTGCGATATTTCTACGACTCGGAATTCATCGAGGACGGCGTCACCATCGACCTGGTCTCGATCGGCGTCGTCTGTGAGGACGGGCGCGAGTACTACGCGGTGTCCACCGAATTCGATGCCGGGCGCGCCGGTCCCTGGGTCCGCAAGCACGTGCTGCCGAAGTTGCCGCCCGCGGGATCGTCGCTGTATCGCACCAGGGAGCAGATCCGCGACGACCTGTTCAAGTTCTTCCTGCCGCGGCCCAGCGTGCAGCCGGAGCTGTGGGCCTGGGTCTCCGCCTACGACCATGTCGCGCTGTGCCAACTGTGGGGTGACATGACCGCGCTGCCCAAGGGCATGCCGCGCTATACCAACGAGCTGCGCCAGCACTGGGTCGCGCACGGCAGCCCCGACCTGCCGCCGATCCCCGGCGACGCCCATGACGCGCTGGCCGACGCCCGGCACAACCTGGCCAAGTTCGAGGCCATCGAGTCCTACCGGCGTACTCCCCGCCTCTGA
- the trpD gene encoding anthranilate phosphoribosyltransferase, producing the protein MSVRSWPQVLGTLADGGDLAADDTTWVVDEIFTDNATPAQIAAFGVAMKIKGPTPAELAGMVAGMLGHARLVRIDGDAVDIVGTGGDRSGSVNISTMSSVVVASAGVPVVKHGNRAASSKSGGADVLEALGVKLALGPESVARSVREAGIGFCFAPLFHSGLRFAGPARKEIGIPTVFNVLGPLTNPAQPRSGLIGCAFADLAPVIAGVFAERGASALVVRGRDGLDEITTSDLTDVWVVSGGRIRQTVLDPTRLGIPRVDLDELRGGDAEVNARIAREVFAGTPGPVRDAVLVNSAAAIVAYDLSRGSGDVDLDLDAALSQALERAAAALDSGAAAKLLQSWAELTQVLDES; encoded by the coding sequence ATGAGCGTGCGCAGCTGGCCCCAGGTCCTGGGAACCCTCGCCGACGGTGGCGACCTGGCCGCGGACGACACCACCTGGGTGGTCGACGAGATCTTCACCGACAACGCCACCCCCGCCCAGATCGCGGCGTTCGGCGTCGCCATGAAGATCAAGGGCCCGACGCCCGCGGAGCTGGCGGGCATGGTCGCCGGCATGCTCGGCCACGCGCGCCTGGTCCGGATCGACGGCGACGCGGTCGACATCGTCGGCACCGGCGGTGACCGCTCGGGCTCGGTGAACATCTCCACCATGTCCTCGGTGGTCGTGGCCTCGGCCGGTGTTCCGGTGGTCAAGCACGGCAACCGGGCCGCGTCTTCGAAGTCCGGCGGCGCCGATGTCCTCGAAGCGCTGGGTGTGAAGCTGGCACTGGGCCCCGAGTCGGTGGCGCGGTCGGTCCGCGAGGCCGGGATCGGTTTCTGTTTCGCGCCGCTGTTCCACTCGGGGCTGCGCTTCGCCGGTCCGGCGCGCAAGGAGATCGGCATCCCGACCGTGTTCAACGTGCTCGGCCCGCTGACCAACCCCGCGCAGCCGCGGTCGGGGCTGATCGGGTGCGCGTTCGCCGATCTCGCGCCGGTCATCGCGGGCGTGTTCGCCGAGCGAGGCGCGAGTGCGCTGGTGGTGCGCGGGCGCGACGGGCTCGACGAGATCACCACCTCCGACCTCACCGACGTGTGGGTGGTCAGCGGTGGGCGGATTCGGCAGACGGTGCTCGATCCGACGCGGCTGGGCATCCCCCGTGTCGATCTGGACGAGCTGCGCGGCGGGGACGCCGAGGTCAATGCCCGGATCGCCCGCGAGGTGTTCGCCGGGACGCCCGGTCCGGTCCGCGACGCGGTGCTGGTGAACTCGGCCGCGGCGATCGTGGCCTACGACCTCTCGCGCGGGTCCGGCGACGTCGACCTGGATCTGGACGCGGCGCTGAGTCAAGCGCTCGAGCGCGCCGCCGCCGCCCTCGACAGCGGGGCGGCGGCGAAACTGCTGCAGAGCTGGGCCGAACTCACCCAGGTCCTCGACGAGTCCTGA
- a CDS encoding c-type cytochrome: MSSSPPSAQEPAGPGNGQAAKTRKQRRTRRRLAGGLALLMGLVGAGFLAAALTPTPQVATANQDQSALIREGKQLYDTSCITCHGANLQGVLDRGPSLIGVGEAAVYFQVSTGRMPMARNEAQAWRKPEKFDAHQTDALGAYVAANGGGPSVVRDANGEIAQESLRGDDIARGSELFRMNCASCHNFTGRGGALSGGKFAPPLEPANEQQIYTAMSTGPQNMPKFSDRQLSPEEKRDIVAYVKNSAEERSPGGWDLGGFGPATEFVAIWVIGITATVGAAMWIGSRS; the protein is encoded by the coding sequence ATGAGTTCATCTCCCCCGTCGGCCCAAGAGCCCGCTGGCCCCGGCAACGGGCAGGCCGCCAAGACGCGTAAGCAGCGTCGCACCCGCCGTCGTCTCGCGGGCGGTCTCGCGTTGCTGATGGGTCTGGTCGGAGCCGGCTTCCTCGCCGCGGCGCTCACGCCGACACCGCAGGTCGCCACCGCGAACCAGGACCAGTCCGCGCTGATCCGCGAGGGCAAGCAGCTCTACGACACCTCCTGCATCACCTGCCACGGTGCCAACCTGCAGGGTGTGCTGGACCGCGGGCCGAGCCTGATCGGTGTCGGCGAGGCCGCCGTCTACTTCCAGGTGTCCACCGGCCGCATGCCGATGGCTCGCAACGAGGCGCAGGCCTGGCGCAAGCCGGAGAAGTTCGACGCGCACCAGACCGACGCGCTCGGCGCCTACGTCGCCGCCAACGGCGGTGGCCCCTCGGTGGTCCGGGACGCCAACGGTGAGATCGCCCAGGAATCGCTGCGCGGCGACGACATCGCCCGCGGCTCGGAGCTGTTCCGCATGAACTGCGCCTCCTGCCACAACTTCACCGGTCGTGGTGGTGCCCTCTCCGGCGGCAAGTTCGCTCCGCCGCTCGAGCCCGCCAACGAGCAGCAGATCTACACCGCGATGTCCACGGGCCCGCAGAACATGCCCAAGTTCTCCGACCGGCAGCTCTCGCCGGAGGAGAAGCGCGACATCGTCGCCTACGTCAAGAACTCCGCCGAAGAGCGGTCGCCCGGCGGCTGGGATCTCGGCGGTTTCGGTCCGGCGACCGAATTCGTGGCGATCTGGGTCATCGGCATCACCGCCACCGTCGGCGCGGCGATGTGGATTGGATCCCGATCATGA
- the pknB gene encoding Stk1 family PASTA domain-containing Ser/Thr kinase produces the protein MLEGRYRIDAPIARGGMSMVFRGTDTRLDRPVAIKVMDPKFAGDPQFLTRFEFEARAVAKLKHPSLVAVYDQGIDGEYPFLIMELVEGGTLRELLRERGPMPPHAVRAVAEPVLRAIGTAHDAGLVHRDVKPENVLISDAGEVKIADFGLVRAVAAANTTSASVILGTAAYLSPEQVTTGTADARSDVYSFGLLIFELLTGRVPFTGDNSLSVAYQRVENDVPPPSQFIGGVPPEFDELVATATSRDPAQRFADAHQMAAELQSIAMALNLPPYRVPAPRDSAEHLSESYHTGDAHHPGERPATPNPAFAPPIPAPDRQPQHTRVVTAPRPRAEEYTSSHSPAPLSNPFVAEDNRSRRTGLMWVGIVTALTLLVGIGGWWLGVGRYTAVPPIAGMDSERAVAVLQEAGFETELRQKASDTIPVGGVVGTDPSAGSRVTKSSTVAVLISNGKPRVPDINPGDQISEVNQAIRDAGLQPIDSGEAPSTAPKGSLARVEPAPGTVLPMGAQVKVYRSKGSQPVNVPDVRGMSTEDAAAALAGAGLVVRDTRVQFDKGVEGDKAIGTDPAVGATLQSGDSVTLIVSNAVKVPNVMGQSVGNARSKLQQLGLQVEVKSITDSNSSLVIGQVPGISSNVEAGSTVTLTALP, from the coding sequence ATGCTGGAAGGGCGCTATCGCATCGATGCGCCGATCGCCCGCGGCGGAATGTCGATGGTGTTCCGCGGAACCGACACCCGTCTCGACCGCCCGGTGGCGATCAAGGTGATGGATCCGAAGTTCGCCGGTGACCCGCAGTTTCTCACCCGCTTCGAGTTCGAGGCGCGCGCGGTGGCCAAGCTCAAGCACCCCTCGCTGGTCGCGGTGTACGACCAGGGCATCGACGGGGAATACCCGTTCCTGATCATGGAACTGGTCGAAGGTGGCACGCTGCGCGAACTGCTGCGTGAACGCGGACCGATGCCCCCGCACGCCGTGCGCGCGGTGGCCGAGCCGGTGCTGCGCGCGATCGGTACCGCCCACGACGCGGGCCTGGTGCACCGCGACGTCAAACCGGAGAATGTGCTGATCTCCGACGCGGGCGAGGTGAAAATCGCCGACTTCGGTCTGGTGCGCGCCGTCGCCGCCGCCAACACCACCTCCGCCAGCGTGATCCTCGGCACCGCCGCCTACCTCTCGCCCGAACAGGTCACCACCGGCACCGCCGACGCGCGCAGCGATGTGTACTCCTTCGGCTTGCTGATCTTCGAGTTGCTCACCGGCCGGGTGCCGTTCACCGGCGACAACTCGCTGTCGGTGGCCTATCAGCGGGTCGAGAACGATGTGCCGCCGCCGAGCCAGTTCATCGGCGGCGTGCCGCCCGAGTTCGACGAACTGGTCGCCACGGCCACCTCCCGCGACCCGGCGCAACGCTTCGCCGACGCCCACCAGATGGCCGCGGAACTGCAGTCGATCGCGATGGCGCTGAACCTGCCGCCCTATCGTGTTCCCGCGCCACGCGATTCGGCCGAGCATCTCAGCGAGAGCTACCACACCGGGGACGCGCATCATCCCGGCGAGCGCCCCGCCACCCCGAATCCGGCGTTCGCGCCACCGATTCCGGCGCCGGACCGGCAACCGCAGCACACCAGGGTGGTGACCGCGCCGCGCCCGCGCGCCGAGGAGTACACGTCCTCACACTCCCCAGCGCCACTGTCGAATCCGTTCGTGGCCGAGGACAATCGTTCCCGCCGCACTGGATTGATGTGGGTCGGCATCGTCACCGCGCTGACCCTGCTGGTCGGGATCGGCGGCTGGTGGCTCGGCGTCGGCCGCTACACCGCCGTGCCCCCGATCGCCGGGATGGATTCCGAGCGCGCGGTCGCCGTGCTGCAGGAGGCGGGTTTCGAGACCGAGCTACGGCAGAAGGCCTCCGACACGATCCCTGTCGGCGGCGTGGTGGGCACCGATCCCTCGGCCGGATCGCGGGTCACCAAGAGTTCCACCGTCGCGGTGCTGATCTCCAACGGCAAGCCGCGGGTGCCCGATATCAACCCCGGCGACCAGATCAGCGAGGTCAACCAGGCGATCCGTGACGCCGGCCTGCAGCCGATCGACAGCGGCGAGGCGCCGAGCACCGCGCCGAAGGGCTCGCTGGCCAGGGTAGAGCCCGCGCCCGGCACCGTCCTGCCGATGGGCGCGCAGGTGAAGGTGTATCGCAGTAAGGGCTCGCAGCCGGTCAACGTGCCGGATGTGCGCGGCATGAGCACCGAGGACGCGGCGGCCGCGCTGGCCGGCGCCGGGCTCGTCGTGCGCGACACCAGGGTGCAGTTCGACAAGGGCGTGGAGGGCGACAAGGCCATCGGCACCGATCCGGCGGTCGGCGCCACCCTGCAGTCGGGTGACAGCGTGACGCTGATCGTGTCGAACGCGGTGAAGGTGCCCAATGTGATGGGCCAGTCCGTGGGCAATGCCCGCTCCAAGCTGCAGCAGCTGGGCCTGCAGGTGGAGGTCAAGTCGATCACCGACTCCAACAGTTCGCTGGTGATCGGCCAGGTACCCGGGATCAGCTCCAATGTGGAGGCGGGCAGCACGGTCACCCTCACCGCCCTCCCCTGA
- a CDS encoding cytochrome b, whose product MSAVASQANEMDERYRAAAFMKRSINKVFPTHWSFLLGEIALYAFIILLLSGVYLTLFFDPSLVHVVYDGAYQPLRGVGMSRAYETTLNISFEVRGGLFVRQVHHWAALLFAASIIIHLFRIFFTGAFRKPREANWVIGSLLLILAMFEGFFGYSLPDDLLSGTGLRAAFSGITIGIPVVGTWMHWLIFNGDFPGDIIIPRLYIAHVLLLPGIILALIGAHVALVWYQKHTQFPGPARTEHNVVGARIIPVFAADQGAFFAFTLGIVGIMGGVLQINPVWNLGPYNPSQVSAGSQPDFYMMWTDGMARLMPAWELYLGRYTIPAAFWVALVMGLVFTLLIAYPWIEKRLTGDTTAHHNLLQRPRDVPVRTAIGAMAITFYVILTLSCINDIIAFKFDISLNATTWIGRIGVLLGPPLAYFIAYRFCIGLQRSDRAVLEHGIETGVIKRLPHGEYIEVHQPLGPVDSHGHPIPLEYQGAPVPKKMNKLGSAGKPGTGSFLTPDPKSEAEAWAEVEENEEHRMLGVLAEQQAIANRSEPNGH is encoded by the coding sequence ATGAGTGCTGTGGCAAGCCAGGCCAATGAGATGGACGAGCGGTATCGCGCCGCCGCGTTCATGAAGCGGTCGATCAACAAGGTCTTCCCGACCCACTGGTCGTTCCTGCTCGGCGAGATCGCGCTCTACGCGTTCATCATCCTGCTGCTGTCGGGTGTGTACCTGACACTGTTCTTCGACCCGTCGCTGGTCCACGTGGTCTACGACGGCGCCTACCAGCCGCTGCGCGGTGTCGGTATGTCGAGGGCCTACGAGACCACGCTGAACATCTCCTTCGAGGTGCGCGGCGGTCTGTTCGTCCGCCAGGTCCACCACTGGGCGGCGCTGCTGTTCGCGGCGTCGATCATCATCCACCTGTTCCGCATCTTCTTCACCGGCGCGTTCCGCAAGCCGCGTGAGGCGAACTGGGTGATCGGCTCGTTGCTGCTGATCCTGGCCATGTTCGAGGGCTTCTTCGGCTACTCGCTGCCCGACGACCTGCTCTCGGGTACCGGTCTGCGCGCCGCGTTCTCCGGTATCACGATCGGTATCCCGGTCGTCGGTACCTGGATGCACTGGCTGATCTTCAACGGTGATTTCCCCGGCGACATCATCATCCCGCGCCTCTACATCGCGCACGTGCTGTTGCTGCCCGGCATCATCCTGGCGCTGATCGGCGCGCACGTCGCGCTGGTCTGGTACCAGAAGCACACTCAGTTCCCCGGACCGGCCCGCACCGAGCACAACGTCGTCGGCGCGCGCATCATCCCGGTGTTCGCCGCCGACCAGGGCGCGTTCTTCGCGTTCACCCTGGGCATCGTCGGCATCATGGGTGGTGTCCTGCAGATCAACCCGGTGTGGAACCTCGGTCCGTACAACCCCTCACAGGTGTCGGCGGGTTCACAGCCCGACTTCTACATGATGTGGACCGATGGTATGGCGCGCCTGATGCCCGCCTGGGAGCTCTACCTGGGTCGGTACACGATCCCGGCGGCGTTCTGGGTCGCGCTGGTGATGGGCCTGGTGTTCACGCTGCTGATCGCCTACCCATGGATCGAGAAGCGCCTCACCGGTGACACCACCGCGCATCACAACCTGCTGCAGCGTCCGCGCGACGTGCCGGTGCGTACCGCGATCGGCGCCATGGCCATCACGTTCTACGTGATCCTGACCCTGTCGTGCATCAACGACATCATCGCGTTCAAGTTCGACATCTCGCTGAACGCGACGACCTGGATCGGTCGTATCGGCGTGCTGCTCGGCCCGCCGCTGGCGTACTTCATCGCCTACCGGTTCTGCATCGGCCTGCAGCGCAGTGACCGGGCGGTGCTCGAGCACGGCATCGAGACCGGTGTGATCAAGCGACTGCCGCACGGTGAGTACATCGAGGTGCACCAGCCGCTGGGCCCGGTCGACTCGCACGGTCACCCGATCCCGCTGGAGTACCAGGGCGCCCCGGTACCCAAGAAGATGAACAAGCTGGGTTCGGCGGGCAAGCCGGGCACCGGCAGCTTCCTGACGCCCGATCCCAAGTCCGAGGCCGAGGCCTGGGCCGAGGTCGAGGAGAACGAGGAGCATCGGATGCTCGGCGTACTCGCCGAACAGCAGGCGATCGCCAATCGCAGCGAGCCGAACGGTCACTGA
- a CDS encoding ubiquinol-cytochrome c reductase iron-sulfur subunit, whose product MSGQERSEMGREPTEDELDAMSRDELVELGTARDDVEVVYRGERWPVEGTRAEKRAERQVTFWFAISGLAAVALVGVFLFWPWEWKGNGQDGHGAYSLFTPLIGLSFGISVLVIGVAMVLIRKKFIPAEISIQQRHDGPSEEVERRTLAAELQDALDTSTLGRRKMMLGTAGAGVGVLGVGALLVFVGGMIKNPWAKGDKSPLWVSGWTPDYPGETIYLRRDTGRPEDIVLVRPEDLDAGAMETVFPWKEKWRGDSHETLQSLRGIRNSVMLIRLRTADAEKAIKRKGQESFNYGDYFAYSKICTHLGCPTSLFEQQTNRILCPCHQSQFLATEWGKPIFGPAARALPQLPITVNSEGFLVANGDFIEPLGPAFWERRS is encoded by the coding sequence ATGAGTGGACAGGAGCGAAGCGAGATGGGTCGCGAACCCACCGAAGACGAACTGGACGCGATGTCGCGCGACGAGCTGGTCGAGCTCGGCACCGCGCGCGACGACGTCGAGGTCGTGTACCGCGGCGAGCGGTGGCCGGTCGAAGGTACCCGCGCCGAGAAGCGCGCCGAACGTCAGGTGACGTTCTGGTTCGCCATCTCCGGACTCGCCGCCGTGGCCCTGGTCGGCGTCTTCCTGTTCTGGCCGTGGGAGTGGAAGGGCAACGGCCAGGACGGCCACGGCGCCTACTCGCTGTTCACCCCGCTGATCGGTCTGAGCTTCGGTATCTCGGTGCTGGTCATCGGCGTCGCGATGGTGCTGATCCGCAAGAAGTTCATCCCCGCCGAGATCTCCATCCAGCAGCGTCACGACGGCCCGTCCGAAGAGGTCGAGCGCCGCACCCTGGCAGCCGAGCTGCAGGACGCGCTCGACACCTCCACGCTGGGGCGTCGCAAGATGATGCTCGGCACCGCGGGCGCCGGTGTCGGCGTGCTCGGTGTCGGCGCGCTGCTGGTGTTCGTCGGCGGCATGATCAAGAACCCGTGGGCCAAGGGCGACAAGTCGCCGCTGTGGGTTTCGGGCTGGACCCCGGACTACCCCGGCGAGACCATCTACCTTCGCCGCGACACCGGTCGCCCCGAGGACATCGTGCTGGTGCGCCCCGAGGATCTGGACGCGGGCGCCATGGAGACGGTGTTCCCGTGGAAGGAGAAGTGGCGTGGCGACTCGCACGAGACGCTGCAGTCGCTGCGCGGCATCCGCAACTCCGTCATGCTGATCCGCCTGCGGACCGCCGACGCCGAGAAGGCGATCAAGCGCAAGGGCCAGGAGAGCTTCAACTACGGCGACTACTTCGCCTACTCGAAGATCTGCACCCACCTCGGCTGCCCCACCTCGCTGTTCGAGCAGCAGACCAACCGGATCCTGTGTCCCTGCCACCAGTCGCAGTTCTTGGCGACCGAGTGGGGTAAGCCGATCTTCGGTCCCGCCGCCCGTGCGCTGCCGCAGCTGCCGATCACCGTCAACTCCGAGGGCTTCCTGGTCGCCAACGGCGACTTCATCGAGCCGCTCGGCCCGGCCTTCTGGGAGCGTCGTTCATGA